A stretch of DNA from Spirosoma endbachense:
AAGGGCGTCTAATGCCTAAAAGCCATTCGCCCCGTATGAAAAAACACCTGTTGTTACTTGCCACTCTGTCCTTATTCCTACAACATTGTAAGTCGACCGAAGAAGCCCCAAACCCGGTCGAAACGGCCAGTCCGAGAGTACCCGAAACGGCTGACAACTACCTGACTACCTTACCGGCCCATATTCAGACGGCGCTGGCAGGCACTGACAATACCCCGACCAATAACCTCCTGACCAACGATGGAGCAGCGTTGGGGCGGGTGCTTTTTTACGATAAAAACTTATCGCTCAATCGAACGGTCAGTTGCGGGAGTTGCCATAAACAGGCTGCTTCGTTCGACGATGAGGTCGCGCTGAGTAAAGGCTTCAACAATGCCCTTACCACCCGCAATTCGATGTCGCTCCTCAATGTGCGGTTCTATAGATCAGGTAAAATGTTCTGGGATGAGCGGGCTGCTACCCTTGAAAAACAGGCTTTACAACCCATTCAGAATCCTTTGGAAATGGGACTTACCCTCGCTGAACTCGAAAATCGGGTAAAATCCCTGAGTTATTATCCTGCGCTATTTCAGAAGGCATTTGGCAGTACGACGGTCGATTCAATAAAAATCGCGAAAGCACTGGCCCAGTTTGAACGATCCCTTGTAACGTATCGATCCAAATACGACCGAGTGAAACAGGGTCTGGAGACCTTTACCGCTGCCGAAGCGCGTGGAGAACAGGTTTTTCTGGCAACACCGGGCGGGGGTGGAGCTATTTCCTGTGGCGGTTGCCACACGCCACCCATGTTTATTACATCGGCGCCGGCCGGGCCATTTGCTTTTCCACTCGAAGCGGGTATCAACGGACAAAATCGATTTAAAAGTGGATCGCTACGGAATGTCGGCACCCGTAAATTTTTGTTTCATCAGGGCACTATCCCCGATGTAAATTCGCTGTTCAATGGCCAACGTCCGGTGCCCGCTCATAATATACCTGCGCCAGATGTGGCCAATATGATCGCCTTTCTGAATACCCTCACCGACGAGTCGATAACCCAGGACCCTAAATTCTCAGATCCGTTTAACTAGACCGTTTGGAGCCGGACGCTAGGAAAACGGCTAATGAACGCTACATCAGAGATATAACCGAATATGGTTTCTTGTTAAGAAATAGTAGTTTTGCCCCATGGCAAACTACAAAAATGAGGGATTTAATCCCGAAGAAATAAACGCACTCAAGGAAGAGTGCCAGCAGGAAGGTAAATCGTTTGTGTATGTTGAAGACGATGATCTCGACGTGCTGGAATCCGGCGAATGCGTTCATATTCAGTTTCCAGGGGCTTACCAGGGGCAGGAGGTGATCTTTGACGCGCTGGTTTACACGCTGCGCCTGCACCACAGCAGCCTCGTATATGAAATGGCCGTTGAGGAGGTGCAGAAGACGTTTCCAGAGTATGTTCCGCCCGAAGACCGTAAGCCAACCTATAAAATCGCTCCTGAACTGGAAGAGGAAGCCGAAACGGCCCTGACCGAAATAATTGAGGAAATTGAAGAAACTGAAACGGTTAAAGTACAGGAACACGTAGAGGTTGACACTGAATTCGATTATGGTATCAGTCTGGATGTATGCCTGAACGTTGAAGAAATTACCGATGAAGTAATTGAGGACTTTGTCAGCAGCTTCAAAGCCAACAATCTACATTTAGATAACACGCTGTATTCATTTACAAGCAACGGGGAAGAGTAGTTACAGTGGGCAGTTTACAGTGGGCAGTATCCGATAAATAGGGCGTAGTGGCCAAAGACTGTTCACTGAGAACTGCTAACTGAAAACTGCCCACCGTATACTGGAACAGGCCAACTATGAAAACTACTTTTTCGGGCACCGATACCTACGTGGCAACCCGTGAACTCAGTACGGCCGTGAACGCGTCTATTCAGCTTCAGAAACCGCTGCTGATTAAAGGTGAACCCGGCACCGGTAAAACGTTGCTGGCCTATGAGATTGCACAGGCTCTTGGCAAGCCGCTTTATACCTGGCATATCAAATCGACAACATCGGCACAGCAGGGGCTTTATGAATATGACGCCGTATCGCGGTTGCGGGATTCGCAACTCGGAAGCGAGCGCATAGGAGATATTGAAGCATATATCAAAAAAGGAAAGCTTTGGGAGGCCTTCGAATCAGAGGAGCAGGCCGTTTTACTGATCGATGAGATCGATAAAGCTGATATTGAATTTCCCAATGATCTGCTTCAGGAACTCGACCGGATGGAGTTCTACTGCTATGAACTTCGCCGGACGATTTCGGCCAAACATCGGCCGGTAGTCATCATTACGTCTAACAACGAAAAAGAATTACCCGATGCGTTTCTGCGCAGGTGCTTTTTTCACTTCATCCGTTTCCCGGACCGGGAAACGATGCAGCAGATTGTTACCGTTCATTTTCCCAATCTGTCGCAGGAACTGATGATAAAAGCGATGTCGGTTTTCTACAGCATCCGCGACGTGAAAGCGCTCAAAAAGAAGCCATCGACGAGTGAACTGATTGACTGGATTCGTTTATTGTTAGTGGCGGGGGTTACGCAGGATGATCTGACGGATCTGGATGCGCTCAATGAACTGCCTCCATATCTGGGTTCATTGCTCAAAAATGAGCAGGATACCGATCTGATGTTGGCCCTGCGTAAAAAAGGTGGACGACCGTATTAAAATAATACGAGATGAGTTATGGATAAATCAAGTGCTTGATAGTTATAACTCCTCCTGTAGATCATTCAAACTGTGTTTCTCGATTTCTTTCTCCTCCTGCGTAAACACGCTTTGCCGGTCACATTGCCGGAATATCTGACGTTGTTGTCGGCGTTGCGGAGCGATGTCGGAAGCACGAACGTGGAGGATTTCTATTACCTGAGCAAAACGGCCCTAATCAAGCACGAACAGCACCTCGATTTGTTCGATCGGCTTTTTGGGGAGTATATTGCCGGCCGACAGTCGACACCTTTGGGAAGTCTTCCCGATGTACCTCCCGATTGGTTAAAAGATGCGATCAACGATCAGCTAACTAACGAAGATCGGGTGGATCTTGACGCTGCTGGTGGTCTGGACGCACTCTGGCAGCAATTTCGCGAATTACTCGACGAGCAGAATGCACGGAATGAAAACGGACCAATGTTTGGTGGTAGTCGCTGGATTGGTACGGATGGAACATCACCGTTTGGAACCAATGGCGGGGGTAGTTCGCCGGAAGGCTTTAACCTTGATACCGGTGAAAAATCCCCGTCGGGCGGTAACCGCAGCGCATCGAAAGTTTGGGAACAGCGTGACTACAAAAATCTCGACGACAGTATTGAACTGAATACACGCAACCTGAAAATGGCCCTGCGCCGGTTGCGAATTCTAACCCGTGAGGGTGTTGAGGATGAACTGGACATTGATGGTACAATCGACAGCACGAGCCGCAATGCAGGTATGCTGGACATTCAGATGCAGCCATCCCGTAAGAATCGCGTAAAAGTGTTGATGCTTTTTGATGTGGGAGGTTCAATGGACGAGCATATCGAACTGTGTTCGCATCTGTTCTCGGCAGCCCGCTATCAGTTCAAGCATCTTGAGTTTATGTACTTCCACAATTGTGTTTATGAAACCTTGTGGAAAGACAACCTGCGCCGACGTGAACGCGTGCCTACATGGGAAGTACTGCACAAATACAACAAAGATTATAAAGTGATTTTCGTTGGTGATGCGGCCATGTCGCCCTACGAAATTACAATGGCTAAAGGGAGTGTAGAACATTACAACGAAGAGGCTGGTATTGTCTGGCTCGGCCGATTTAAGGCACAATATCCGAATTTGGTCTGGCTTAATCCCAATGTTGCGGCTTATTGGAAATATACACAAAGTACATCGCTCATCCGCGAGTGGTCAGGTAATCGAATGTTTCCACTCACGCTGAATGGCCTGGAGCAGGCAATGAAAAGTTTGAAGAACCCGAAAATTACATTTTAGACAATCTTACGGAGTTTGCTGTAGGAACTAAACGAAAGTTTAGGCCTGAATACCAGCGAGTTTGGGGAAGTCAATGAGGATAAAATAGGGTTGTTAGTATCAAGTACAATACGGTAATCAGACATCTGTATTTAATGAGATAAACGAATCATCAGTATATCCTTTTTCTTCCCAAACCTGATCTGCCTGATTCCTCAGTTTTTCCAAGAAGAATTTTGCCATCACTTTTTTCAGTTCGAGCAATGTCTCGTCCGAAACGCCTGTCGAGTAAAGCTTTAGTAATTCCATCTGCACATTCGACAAGGGCGGCTTTAGGTTAGTAAGCATAGTTTTTTCTATTTACCAGAACAAAAATAATAGGGATACTGTGATTTGATGCCTGCCCGGAGACCATACGGAGTTGACTAACCTGGAGATTGTATTCTACATTACTTTAAAATTTGCTGAACGAACAATGTGTTTTCTCTTCGGTATTTTTGGATGCATTCTGCCTTCTCGGGCAATGAGTTGGTCCGACGTTATCTGCAAATGATGGCTCTCATTCCCTGAATGCGTATTTTTGTAATCTATGCATTTATTTTATCAGCCAAAGCCAGTTCTTTACCTCACCGAAGACGATTCCCGCCATGCTGTCAAAACCCTGCGGCTGGGTATTGGCGACTCGATTGCCATAACGGACGGACACGGAAACCGGCATTCGGCCGTTATTACACTGGCCGATAGTCGACGGTGTACGTTTCGAATAGTCGATACCCACATGACGGCCCCGCGCCCGTTTTCGGTCCGAATTTGTGTAGCGCCGACAAAAAATATAGACCGTATTGAGTGGTTTATCGAAAAAGCTGTCGAAATTGGTATTGAGCGAATCAGTTTCTTTTTCGGCCAACATTCTGAACGGCGGGTGCTGAAGCTTGACCGGCTCGAAAAAATTGCCATTGCCGCGATGAAACAGTCGTTGCAGTCGTTTCTGCCCCAGCTAGATGATGCCGTTTCGTTTGGTGATTTACTAAAAACAGTGGGCGGGTCGACCTTTCAGGAAGAGCAATTGTATATCGCTCATTTACCCGAAAATGCAGCTGCTGTACAGTTGGCCAAGGCAGCTACAACTGCTGGCCGGTATGCGGTTTTGATTGGGCCCGAAGGTGATTTTTCGGAAAAAGAAATTCAACAGTCTGTTGCCGCTGGCTTTCAGATGGTGACGCTAGGTCCTAACCGACTGCGTACAGAAACCGCTGCACTGACGGCTTGTCAGTTATTAAATTTTATAAATACATGAAAAAGCTGCTGTTCATCTTAGTTGTTATTCTTCAATCGTCATTCTTTACTGCGCATGCGCAGTATGCTTATAAAGTTGCCAAGCTGAAGTACAACGGTGGGGGCGACTGGTATGCCAATAAAACATCAATGCCGAACCTGATCAAGTTTGCCAATGCCAATCTTCGGATGAACATCTTCCCCGAAGAAGATATTGTTGAACCCGGCAGTCCGGATATATTCGGATACCCATTTATTCACATGACTGGCCACGGTAATGTCACGTTCAGTGAAGGCGACGTACAAAATATGCGCCGATACCTGATTTCAGGAGGGTTTCTACACATTGACGACAACTATGGCCTGGATAAATTTATTCGTCGCGAGATGAAAAAAGTCTTTCCTGAACTTTCTTTTGTGGAGTTGCCGTTCAATCACCCTGTTTATCAGCAGAAGTTTAAATTTGCCAGTGGGCTGCCTAAAGTGCACGAGCACGATGGAAAAGCTCCGCAAGGATTTGGCCTGATTTATCAGGGTCGTCTGGTCTGCTTTTATAGTTACGAGTGTGATTTGGGCAACGGTTGGGAAGACCAAAGCGTTTACAATGATCCTGAGCCAACACGGCAACAAGCCCTTCGAATGGGCGCCAATTTGCTTCAATACGCTACAACAACGAACTAAGAATTTGTGAGAAAGTAAGTTGGCTCATTGGTTCTCCTGCTATTTCCCAGGCGCGCAATTGCCTACTTTATAACCACTACCCATTCGCTCTAATGGCCTGAATTTCAAAATAATTAAAGTATTATTTGGAGACGGCAAGCCAAAACGGTTTAAATTTCGTTAGTTTTGTAGGAGTATTCTTATGTCACTCGGTTGTTCACCTTTTAATCAGTCATTATTGTGATTGTACTGGCCGCATTCATCGGACACTGGTATTTGTCCCTGTTTTGCCAAACATTCTTTCTGCATCGCTATTCAGCCCATAAAATGTTCGCTATGAGCAAGTTTTGGGAGCGGTTCTTCTATTTCCTGACCTACCTCTCGCAAGGATCATCCTACCTAAGTCCACGGGCTTATGCCGTATTACACCGGATGCACCATGCGTTTAGCGACACACCCAAAGACCCACACTCGCCCCATCATACAAAGAACGTATTCACGATGATGTGGCAGACGAAAAATATCTACAACGCCGTTCTGCACCGTAAACAAGTTATCGAAAAGCAATTCGACCGGAATTATCCAGAGTGGAATTTTATCGAAAAACTCGGTGATTCCTGGATTTCGAGAGCGGGTTGGGGTGTGTTTTATAGCCTGTTCTACGTCTTTGCTTTTATCTATCTGGATATGCACTGGGCGTTTTTCTTCCTGTTGCCTGTTCACTTCGTAATGGGCCCCGTACACGGTGCAATCATCAACTGGAGCGGCCACAAGTATGGCTATGCTAACTTCGATAACCATGACAAGTCGAAGAATTCCCTGATTCTGGATGTTGTGATGATGGGTGAATTATTTCAGAATAACCACCACAAACGCCCGAACTCGGCCAATTTTGGAGCCAAGTGGTTTGAATTTGATCCAACCTATCCGGTTATCGGTCTTTTACATAAGCTTCATATTGTTCGTATGCGACCTTCAGCAGAAAGCAAAAAGGCTCAGTTCGAAGTTGGGCATGACCGACGGGTTGAAGACGAAATAGAAGCCTGATCATCCCAATATGACCAAAACAAAAAGTCCCGACATGTATCGGGACTTTTTGTTTTGGTAGTCTTTCCAAAAATTTGCCTATAGCTATAGGAGTGCCGTAGCTACATCCTGCCAGGACGTTACGCGCCGAAACTGCCGGTCATCCCGATTATGCAGGGCATCGAACAACAAGCCTTCGCCCTGAAACGTACGCAGGTTTCGCGGCAGATCGTCAATCAGGAAATCAGTATTCAGGACGCTCTTGTCGCCCAGAAAGATGTAATTATGCCAGGAGAGAGCCGGAAAATGTTCCTGTAGCCAATCCCACTTTTCCCGTAACGAATTCGGGAATTCCTGAGCAGCCGAAGCGACAAAAACATCATATTTTGTCATCAGATCGGCAATAACATCCTGAGCACCCTCCATTACCGGAATATCCCGAAAGAATCCCACTTCATAGACACGCTCCGATATGGCCTTGTATTCGTGCTCGTCGAACAATTCATGGAATGATTTTTCTTTTAATTCTTCGAGCGTATATCGAGGCATTTCGCCTTCCAGATAGAGCTTGACAAACTTGGCGTGAGTGTCGGCCATGACATCATCCATGTCAATAGCAATGCGTTGTTTCATACACGTTTTAAACCAGGATTGAGCCAATTTAGGGATTTACAGGATTTCTTCCAGGAGAAAGCAAAATCCCATAAATCAGCTCAATCCCGGTCAGATTTTTCGATTGATATCAAATTGTTCCAGATAATCGGCCACGCGCCGGACAAATTGCCCACCCAGCGAGCCATCGACAACGCGGTGGTCGTAGGAGTGCGACAGAAACATCAACTGGCGAATGCCAATAAAATCGCCCTGGGGCGTTTCAATAACAGCGGGCTTTTTGACAATGGCCCCGAATGCCATAATGGCCACCTGAGGTTGAACAATAATGGGGGTTCCCATCAGGTTGCCGAACGTACCGATATTGGAGATCGTGTAAGTGCCCCCCGCCAGATCGTCGGCAGAAAGTTTGTTTTCACGAGCGCGTTTGGTCAGTTCGTTCACTTTCCTGGTTAGGCCAACCAGATTATACTGATCGGCATCATGAATGACCGGAACGATCAGATTACCACTGGGTAATGCGACCGCCATACCGATATTGACCGATTTTTTTACCAGTATCGAATCGCCCTCTACCGAAATGTTAATCATCGGAAAGTCTTTAATGGCCTTTACGATGGCTTCAACCAGAATCGGCGTGTAGGTTAGGTTCTCGCCAGTTTGTTGCTTAAACTGATCTTTGATACGGGTTCTCCACTCAACCACGGGAGTCAGATCGGCCTCAACGAACGAACTGACATGGGGCGAAATCTGCTTCGATTCCACCATCCGCTGGGCGATCATTTTCCGCATCCGATCCATCTGAATGATGTCGGTGTGACCGTTGAGCGACGCGCTTTTTGGGCTTTCGGGTTTCCTGGCTGGCTGTGTTGGGAGGGCAATCGACTGGCCGTTAACTGCTGACTGCTGACTACTCATTACAGGTTGAAGCCGACCTTCGGAGCGGTCGATGACATAAGCCAGAATATCTTTTTTCGTGACCCGATTTTCGAGGCCAGATCCTGGAATACGATCGAGTTCGTCGCGCGAAACACCTTCTTCCTTCGCAATGTTCAACACCAGTGGTGAATAGAATCGGTCGGAGAAAACGGCCTGACTGCCTGCCAGTGCGGTAGCCGAAGCTGCAACGGCTTTTTCTGGGATAACAGAACGGCTGCTCATGGCTGCAATGCTGGTTTCCAGCTCGCGTGCCGATTCGGAGACCTCACCGCTTTCTAGTTCGGCAGGAACATTCGCTACGTCGCCGATTCCTTCTGGCGTCTGATTAGCCTCTAACTGGGGCTTACCAGTCACAGGTTGGGTTTCAGATGTGATTTCTTCCTCGACTTCGATACGGGCAATGGGCGCACCAATCGCCACAACATCGCCATCATTAACCAGAATTTCTTTCAGGATGCCATTTTGCGGGGCCGGAACTTCGGTATCTACCTTATCGGTAGCAACTTCCAATACCGATTCGTCGGCTTCAATACGATCACCGGGCTGCTTCAGCCAGGCAATAATCGTACACTCCATTATGCTTTCGCCCATTTTGGGCATAACCATGTCAATGAGAGCCATATTTCTCTAATGATGAATGTCGAATGATAGGTTCTGACTACTGAACAAACCAACTGCTGGTTTAATTAGTCAGAACCTATCATTCGACATTAGTTTAAAAGTTCTTCCCGCAGCATGTTCAGCACATACGTCGAGGTGAGTTGAATGTTCTGGTCGCGATACTGGCCGAGCCGGAGTAATCTCGCAACGGTGCGTTGGTCGGTAGCGCAGGCAATCCAGATGGTGCCAACGGGTTTCTCGGGTGTACCACCGTCCGGGCCAGCAATACCACTGGTTGCAATGCCAACATTGGTTCCAAGTGCTTTACGGACACCCTCCGCCATTTGACGAATCGTTTCTTCACTTACGGCACCAAACTGCTCTAAGGTAGCCGGTTCGACACCTAATTGATTCACCTTAATGGCATTGCTGTAACTCACAATGCTTCCCCAGAAATAGGCCGACGAACCCGGCACTTTAGTAATCTGGGATGATACATAGCCTCCTGTACAGCTTTCGGCAATACCAAGTGTCAACTGTTTGTCTTTTAGCAAGCGACCAACGACCACTTCCAGTTCATCATCATCGTAGCCATATACATTTTTTTCGATTAACGGCAGCACTTTTTCGACCTGTTCGGCGAGTTGCTGGTCGAGCAGGGCATCGTTATCGCCAGTCGTAGTCAGACGTAGTTTGACCCCCCCGAAACTGGGCAGATACGCTAGCTTTATCGGTTCTGGCAAGGCATCCTCCCAGGCTTCGATGCGTTCGGCCAGAAATGATTCGCCAATGCCCACCGTCCGAATCATTTTATGCTTGATGATCGGCGTCTTGAAATGCTCGCGCAGTTTGGGCAGAATCCGGTTCGACATCAGGTGTTTCATTTCGAACGGTACACCCGGCAGCGATACGTAGACGCATCCGTCATGCTCGAACCACATGCCCGGAGCGGTTCCCCAGTCGTTCTGAATGTACGTGGCGTTGGCGGGTAAGTCGGCCTGGCCCCGGTTGAGGTCAGTCATTTCGCGACCCCGTTTTTCAAAGAAACCCGTCACCAAAGCCAGCGCCGTTTCGTTACGGACCAGATCAACGCCAAAATACGTACAGAGCGTTTTCTTGGTGATATCATCTTTGGTGGGGCCAAGGCCACCGGTCAGAATAATAACGTCGGCACGTTGGTGCGCTTCATGAAGAATTTGAAGAATGGCGTCGGCCTGATCGCCTACCGAGGACTTGCGGACAATGCGAATACCGATGTTGGTAAGTTCAGTACCGAGCCAGGCTGTATTGGTGTCAGTAATCTGTCCGAATAATATTTCGTCGCCGATAGTAACCACTTCGGCACGGATCGTGTTGGTCATAATGGATGCGGCCCGGAGGTCGCTGTAAATGGTGAAGCGGGGTATGCTTAAACCTTCGCTTCTGACAGCGGTCAAAAGTACGAAAAAACGATTTAGAGCCGTTGTCCGTTATTTATTGGCAACCTGATTTACCTAACTAATGAAAAAAAATGTTCTTACAGCCACGTTGCTGGCTATGACGATCAGCGCAACCAGCTTCGGTCAGGACTCTACGCGTCAGAAATCGTCGGGCGGTGGTATTTTTGGTAAAATTCTGGAGGCCGTTACCCAGCCATCGGCCGGGACTTCGGGCGGTCTTACCAACAGTGATATTGCCTCCGGCCTGAAAGAAGCATTACGAATAGGCGTAACGAATGGCTCTACTCAGGCATCGCAGTTAGATGGTTATTTTAAAAATCCACTGCTGAAGCTTGCGTTTCCACCCGAAGCACAAAAAGTGGCGACTAAACTTCGCCAGTTAGGGTTTAACAAACAGGTCGATCAGTTTGAGTTATCGCTCAACCGGGCTGCTGAAGATGCCGCTAAAAAAGCCGCTCCCGTGTTCGTTAAAGCCATTACGTCGATGAGCATTCAGGATGCGGTTGGTATTCTGGGCGGCCCTAATGACGCAGCTACTCAATATTTACGCCGGACATCGGGCCAACAACTGGTGACTGAATTTACACCTATCATCGACAGCACGCTGAAGAAAAATAATGCTACCCGTTATTATGGCGATCTCGTTAATACGTACAACAAGATTCCATTTGTGCAGAAAGCGAATCCTAATCTTACCGAATATGCGACGAATAAGGCCGTTGACGGTTTGTTTATTCTGGTAGCTCAGGAAGAAACGAAAATTCGCGAAAATCCGGCTGCCCGCGTAACCGATCTGTTGAAGAAGGTGTTTTCGAAGCAGTAATTCGGGCCTGACCCAGTTTAAAAAAGCCTGCCGAACGCATTAAACGTTCGGCAGGCTTTTTTGCAAGTATTCCTCCTTCGATTATCCGCCCATATAGGCATCGTTATTCAGATACTCAAGCTTATTATTCCACACCAGCGCAATCTGAGTGGCCCGCTGCCGTACCTGCTCGGCGGTTTCGCCCGAAAAATTCTCCGTGAGGGTTGCCGAGAATAACTGTAGCCATCGCTCAAAGTGCTCGATAGTAAGCGTATGCTTCTGATTGACAATCAGGTGTGGTCGAAATGGATGGCCATCATAGGCATTGTTGCCCAGAATGATGCTTTCCCAGAACGCGTACATTTTGGGTAAATGCTTCGAAAAGTCAACCTGGGCTACATCGGTGAAAATCGGGCCGATCAGCGGATCAATCTGCACTTTTTCATAGAATGAATCCACCAGAAATCGAATATCTTCTGGCGAATCGAGTGTTCGTTGAGGCATAACGTACCTGGTTGAAACTGACTTTTACACGAATAGCTCTTCGTATTGGTCAGCCTTAAAGCCTAACGCAATAATTTGCCCATTTGATTCAATCAAAGGCCGACGAATCACGGATGGTTTGTCGATCATCAGCGCAATAGCTTCTTCTGCGCTGGTCGGTTTTTCTGTATCAGGCAGCTTTTTCCAGGTTTGCCCAGCGCGGTTAACCAGGTCAGTCCAGGGCTTTTGCGTAAGCCAGTGCTCAATTGTTTTTCGGTCGATTCCCTGCTTTTTATAGTCGTAAAATTGATAATCAATGCCGTGTTCGGCAAGCCATGACCGGCCTTTTTTCACGGTATCGCAATTCGGAATGGCGTATAAGGTATACATAGTGATTGGTTTTGTGAGGGCGAATTTAGTAACGCAGGCGGAAACCCGTACAGCCTATTTTGGTGTTGGAAGTACATGTCTCCATTGCGACGGTGAACCGTCCACGTTACGTATATTTGCATCCATGAAAAAATCAGACATTCATTTTGCCGTCGAATTAGATAATCAGAATATTCCCGAAAAAATTTATTGGGAGGCTACCGATAACCCAAACGAGGGTCTAAGTGATACACGGGCCATTGCTATTGCACTTTGGGATCATTACCACAACAGTACGCTTAAAATTGACCTTTGGACAAAGGAGATGGAGGTTGTGGACATGAAACGCTTCCTGATCGAGATCATGAGCGGCATTGCCGATACGGCGATTAATGCAACCGGCGATAAGCGTATGGCAACCGACATCGAAAACACATGCCGTGTGCTGAGCAAGCGGCTCGAAGAAGAAATTAAAGAGCAGCAAAAGCAACAGTAATCAACACCGAAGCGGCCTGATTGGTCGTTAGTTTGCTAAGATCTACCTAGCAATGATTGTCAA
This window harbors:
- a CDS encoding cytochrome-c peroxidase; this encodes MKKHLLLLATLSLFLQHCKSTEEAPNPVETASPRVPETADNYLTTLPAHIQTALAGTDNTPTNNLLTNDGAALGRVLFYDKNLSLNRTVSCGSCHKQAASFDDEVALSKGFNNALTTRNSMSLLNVRFYRSGKMFWDERAATLEKQALQPIQNPLEMGLTLAELENRVKSLSYYPALFQKAFGSTTVDSIKIAKALAQFERSLVTYRSKYDRVKQGLETFTAAEARGEQVFLATPGGGGAISCGGCHTPPMFITSAPAGPFAFPLEAGINGQNRFKSGSLRNVGTRKFLFHQGTIPDVNSLFNGQRPVPAHNIPAPDVANMIAFLNTLTDESITQDPKFSDPFN
- a CDS encoding AAA family ATPase — encoded protein: MKTTFSGTDTYVATRELSTAVNASIQLQKPLLIKGEPGTGKTLLAYEIAQALGKPLYTWHIKSTTSAQQGLYEYDAVSRLRDSQLGSERIGDIEAYIKKGKLWEAFESEEQAVLLIDEIDKADIEFPNDLLQELDRMEFYCYELRRTISAKHRPVVIITSNNEKELPDAFLRRCFFHFIRFPDRETMQQIVTVHFPNLSQELMIKAMSVFYSIRDVKALKKKPSTSELIDWIRLLLVAGVTQDDLTDLDALNELPPYLGSLLKNEQDTDLMLALRKKGGRPY
- a CDS encoding vWA domain-containing protein, with amino-acid sequence MFLDFFLLLRKHALPVTLPEYLTLLSALRSDVGSTNVEDFYYLSKTALIKHEQHLDLFDRLFGEYIAGRQSTPLGSLPDVPPDWLKDAINDQLTNEDRVDLDAAGGLDALWQQFRELLDEQNARNENGPMFGGSRWIGTDGTSPFGTNGGGSSPEGFNLDTGEKSPSGGNRSASKVWEQRDYKNLDDSIELNTRNLKMALRRLRILTREGVEDELDIDGTIDSTSRNAGMLDIQMQPSRKNRVKVLMLFDVGGSMDEHIELCSHLFSAARYQFKHLEFMYFHNCVYETLWKDNLRRRERVPTWEVLHKYNKDYKVIFVGDAAMSPYEITMAKGSVEHYNEEAGIVWLGRFKAQYPNLVWLNPNVAAYWKYTQSTSLIREWSGNRMFPLTLNGLEQAMKSLKNPKITF
- a CDS encoding RsmE family RNA methyltransferase, whose protein sequence is MHLFYQPKPVLYLTEDDSRHAVKTLRLGIGDSIAITDGHGNRHSAVITLADSRRCTFRIVDTHMTAPRPFSVRICVAPTKNIDRIEWFIEKAVEIGIERISFFFGQHSERRVLKLDRLEKIAIAAMKQSLQSFLPQLDDAVSFGDLLKTVGGSTFQEEQLYIAHLPENAAAVQLAKAATTAGRYAVLIGPEGDFSEKEIQQSVAAGFQMVTLGPNRLRTETAALTACQLLNFINT
- a CDS encoding DUF4159 domain-containing protein, translating into MKKLLFILVVILQSSFFTAHAQYAYKVAKLKYNGGGDWYANKTSMPNLIKFANANLRMNIFPEEDIVEPGSPDIFGYPFIHMTGHGNVTFSEGDVQNMRRYLISGGFLHIDDNYGLDKFIRREMKKVFPELSFVELPFNHPVYQQKFKFASGLPKVHEHDGKAPQGFGLIYQGRLVCFYSYECDLGNGWEDQSVYNDPEPTRQQALRMGANLLQYATTTN
- a CDS encoding acyl-CoA desaturase; this translates as MIVLAAFIGHWYLSLFCQTFFLHRYSAHKMFAMSKFWERFFYFLTYLSQGSSYLSPRAYAVLHRMHHAFSDTPKDPHSPHHTKNVFTMMWQTKNIYNAVLHRKQVIEKQFDRNYPEWNFIEKLGDSWISRAGWGVFYSLFYVFAFIYLDMHWAFFFLLPVHFVMGPVHGAIINWSGHKYGYANFDNHDKSKNSLILDVVMMGELFQNNHHKRPNSANFGAKWFEFDPTYPVIGLLHKLHIVRMRPSAESKKAQFEVGHDRRVEDEIEA
- a CDS encoding 5' nucleotidase, NT5C type — its product is MKQRIAIDMDDVMADTHAKFVKLYLEGEMPRYTLEELKEKSFHELFDEHEYKAISERVYEVGFFRDIPVMEGAQDVIADLMTKYDVFVASAAQEFPNSLREKWDWLQEHFPALSWHNYIFLGDKSVLNTDFLIDDLPRNLRTFQGEGLLFDALHNRDDRQFRRVTSWQDVATALL
- a CDS encoding dihydrolipoamide acetyltransferase family protein; the encoded protein is MALIDMVMPKMGESIMECTIIAWLKQPGDRIEADESVLEVATDKVDTEVPAPQNGILKEILVNDGDVVAIGAPIARIEVEEEITSETQPVTGKPQLEANQTPEGIGDVANVPAELESGEVSESARELETSIAAMSSRSVIPEKAVAASATALAGSQAVFSDRFYSPLVLNIAKEEGVSRDELDRIPGSGLENRVTKKDILAYVIDRSEGRLQPVMSSQQSAVNGQSIALPTQPARKPESPKSASLNGHTDIIQMDRMRKMIAQRMVESKQISPHVSSFVEADLTPVVEWRTRIKDQFKQQTGENLTYTPILVEAIVKAIKDFPMINISVEGDSILVKKSVNIGMAVALPSGNLIVPVIHDADQYNLVGLTRKVNELTKRARENKLSADDLAGGTYTISNIGTFGNLMGTPIIVQPQVAIMAFGAIVKKPAVIETPQGDFIGIRQLMFLSHSYDHRVVDGSLGGQFVRRVADYLEQFDINRKI
- a CDS encoding competence/damage-inducible protein A, with the protein product MTNTIRAEVVTIGDEILFGQITDTNTAWLGTELTNIGIRIVRKSSVGDQADAILQILHEAHQRADVIILTGGLGPTKDDITKKTLCTYFGVDLVRNETALALVTGFFEKRGREMTDLNRGQADLPANATYIQNDWGTAPGMWFEHDGCVYVSLPGVPFEMKHLMSNRILPKLREHFKTPIIKHKMIRTVGIGESFLAERIEAWEDALPEPIKLAYLPSFGGVKLRLTTTGDNDALLDQQLAEQVEKVLPLIEKNVYGYDDDELEVVVGRLLKDKQLTLGIAESCTGGYVSSQITKVPGSSAYFWGSIVSYSNAIKVNQLGVEPATLEQFGAVSEETIRQMAEGVRKALGTNVGIATSGIAGPDGGTPEKPVGTIWIACATDQRTVARLLRLGQYRDQNIQLTSTYVLNMLREELLN